One genomic segment of Erythrolamprus reginae isolate rEryReg1 chromosome 2, rEryReg1.hap1, whole genome shotgun sequence includes these proteins:
- the TRAPPC5 gene encoding trafficking protein particle complex subunit 5 — protein MDARFTRGKSAILERSLTRPKTDVSLSAFSLLFSEIVQYCQNRVYSVSELQNKLSELGQQVGARILDVLVMREKNGKRETKVINILLFIKVTVWKALFGKEADKLEQANDDDKTYYIIEKEPLINTYISVPKENSTLNCASFTAGIVEAMLTCSGFPAKVTAHWHKGTTLMIKFDESVIARDKALDGR, from the coding sequence ATGGATGCACGTTTTACCCGTGGGAAGTCTGCTATCCTTGAACGTTCTCTCACCCGACCCAAGACAGATGTAAGCCTCAGTGCCTTTTCCCTGCTGTTTTCCGAGATTGTACAGTACTGCCAGAACAGGGTCTATTCTGTTTCAGAGCTTCAGAACAAACTTTCTGAGCTAGGCCAGCAGGTGGGGGCTCGTATCCTGGATGTTCTGGTGATGCGAGAGAAGAATGGCAAACGTGAAACCAAGGTCATCAATATTCTGCTCTTCATCAAAGTGACGGTTTGGAAGGCTCTCTTTGGGAAGGAAGCTGACAAGCTTGAGCAAGCCAACGATGATGACAAGACCTATTACATCATTGAGAAAGAGCCTCTGATCAATACGTACATTTCAGTTCCCAAGGAGAACAGCACCCTCAACTGTGCTTCCTTCACTGCTGGCATTGTGGAGGCCATGCTCACTTGCAGTGGCTTCCCTGCTAAAGTCACAGCCCATTGGCACAAAGGGACCACACTCATGATTAAATTTGACGAGTCGGTTATAGCACGTGACAAAGCGTTAGATGGCCGCTGA